The window gagagaggagagaaaagagaaggaaaaagagagacaGTGAGAGTAAGAGTTAGAGATTCTTTCTGGGATTCGATTTCACTATTCCGCGCACTCAACTACCATTCCTGTattgctatacaggcgattccaattccgttcataggtaagaaaacctaaacctaatctgttttagagtttcagatagtgtaagttatgaaatagctaacctaattcatgctataggttgccaattcgccgttgacaaagactgagtgtctaaaacgaatccgttacgtatttaccggcgtaaggtgcggactataaatgtataggttatggttttcaaggcttttaatgtcggcTAATGATTTAGTATTGAcctgggtgccatttcacatgccaaatgcgttgTCTGTTTCGCTTTACATGTACATATGAACTATGTCGAAGTAGTGCatttcatgtatttgttgaaatgtttgtatgaatatggattcTGAATAtgggtttgccatgattaactgttatagacatatggttgaggtatacgtaacaactccttagtgaaaggatttgccctaatacgtgctatcactaacatacgtcatgtatgttagaatatgtagtctaagtgtttgtagaaatgtctgaatgaacaggtatgtagtaaattgtactttacatGGATATTAAGATGAGactctcaactaccttaatgatgtatatgatttcctccatgtaacttatattctttgtttgttttacttagggactgcatatgtgtgaattcatgtttaagttgaaatctatcaaatgctcacatgcttgtatgattggaattattgatccattactgctctgattatcttataagattatctgttataattgaatgtgcatgggactacggtatagtccaagcaatcggcaacaggcactgaataggtgactaaggttgtttcgccatagaggacgtgttcgatgaatccgagccatacttgggatgtcggcagtggttaggtcacacggagtgcttaggcacttcatgtcgatcaactcaatgtgcgctcatactagtcaagctcgtcaagtaacccgattgacccgatgtatgttcaccatgtatggatgctactacttgaatctaaggtaccaaactcaccagtgaaaactcctttaaccttggtacatctatccaccaagactcatgagctgggcatggtcgtatgggacaccgtggttgagctgtcggcctacgctggggtgacgagcctcctcatagtgtccagtgagtaacacagcctcgtgagccaaatacggtggtatgtgacattgtattcgagctgtcagcctatactgataaggtgacgagccctttgtagtgacctcgagcgtacgctaagactgcgtagaggcgacgggCCTTTTCGTAGCAACacgagtacaaactaggcctacactgataaggtgacgggCCCTTTGTAGCGAtttagaaccgtaacatcgtatgggatttactaggattgacgaccctataatggatcatcgtttgggaattgatataaaggaggtaccttagcttcccaatcctgctgtatgaaacggACTAagaagaacttggtaatcacgttcatacaccacattgcatgtgccgtttagcgttaggcagagcactgaggaagtgactgacatgcgcgaccgttagatgaagatcgcagagggagtgcaggcgagggcatgcatcatttatacataccattcttgcattaatcagagtacttagggatgtttgattgtattgttttatcattactgcttgactaaattgagaacatgttaacctttactttattgttccactgagttgatcactcactttcacgttatgggacggtgttttaaacaccaaccagactctgccTTAGTTACAGATGGAGACCCAACTGGCGAGGCAGAGCTAGATTTTGAAGACGAGGAAGAtgctttctcgtatatgcagtattcaggagGGTTCATATAGACCGTTCTGGTTGACGGGACTTCATGGTTACACTTGTAGAGGActcacatttttgacattttataacttaaaacagtatttgtaatatttcacctgggaggtgtttatactctggagatgtaccacgacttatatgttttatatccatttatTACAGCcttccgcttgcgaaatttaactatctctggagtatgatacgttgttttggtatgatcccactcatgtttaatgcactaatatggacaacattaatcatcattttctatgttgcataagtgatgcgttggaacttgggagttggattTCTACTCgatccccgattttcagggtgttacaatatatatatatatatatatatatatatatatatatatatatatatatatatataaatggtatatatgtatatggtgggccccatgtgggagcCACCTGCTAACAAATTGGATGGTGTGCCTCACGCCCACTGTATGGCTggtgaattgacgtcaccaagttctgtggtccctATGTGCCTCATCATAGCGTCTAAATCGAGGACCCCATCTTGATATACGTGTGTTCATCTGCACTGTCcgtttggacggtgccatgtacaGTCCACCCTAATGCTTTACATCTACACCATCCTtgctgtgacccaccatgatgcaggtgcTATATCTACAATgaccaaccatttggagagataattttatggcgcggaaaaaaaagaagaagagagatctagtatcaagtggaccacacaacaataaacagtggggattgaacgcctaccattgaaatccccttcTGCgaatatagaagttttggataagtatgaaatttgttttcctcttaatccaggtctttatgaccttgtgtacaggttggatggaaaataaacgttatggaggGGGCTTATTTGGATTGTGCAGGCCCACTTGCtggttgtgcagggcccacctactacgaggcccttatataaggcctaatgtgataaactatgaggcccacctcgatgtatttgtggcccatccataaggcccacctcgatgtatttgtgggccatccatggggcccattgacgtggccgacttgatgtgtatgaggcccattagtgcgagccattgtgatgtatttacggcccgttagtgtggcccgttgatgcagcccaccatgatgtaattgtggccatataatgaggcccgatgCAATGTTTATGTGGCcgatgagatgcggcccattgtgaggccaattgtgatgtattcgaggtccatgggtgaggcccattgtgatgtattcgaggctcatgggcgaggcccattgtgatgtattcgaggcccatggtcgtggcccattgtgattcgtttgaggcccttgtatgaagcctaaCGCGATATATGAGAAGCCCATGaatggggcccaaagtgatgtaagtgtGGCTGaaacattgtgtatgaatccctgatgtgggctactccttgggagcaatgttggttagatgtacacattgatgggcaatgatggttgaatgtccacattgtgatcttccaTTAGGCCTTATTAGACCCATTCttactgattccaattgttgtggccgattgctgattacgatcaaggccgattatcatgaccgattgccaattccaactgacatgaccgatttgccgattgctgattagcgatcgaggccgattatcatgaccaattgccgatttcaattgacgtgaccaatttttttattgccgattagcgatcgaggccgattatcatgatcgattgccagTTTCAactgacgtgaccgatttgccgattgttgattagtgatcgaggccaattatcatgaatgattgccaatttcgattgacgtgatcgatttgccgattctgattatcaatcaatttcgattgttatggtcgatttgccgattctgattatcgattaattccaattgtcgtgaccaatttgccaattccgacgatcgattgattccgattgttgtggccgattgacgattccgattgtcatggccgattggtgattagcaatcgaggccgattatcaggacggattgtcgattctgattgtcgtggccaattgttgattagcgatcgaggccaattattatgaatgattgccgattctgattgacgtgaccgatctgccgactccaattatcgaggccaattctgatgatttcgattatcgatttcaattccgattatcgaggctgattccgattgttgatgccaaatatcaaggccgattgacgaggcccaatgtgatgtatatgtggcccgtatttgaggcccgtcgtgatgtgtatttagcccgtgtttaaggcccaatgtgatgtgtgtgaggcctgtgtgatgaggcccattatgatgcatttgagggccaggcaatgtaGCCCAATATAAtgaatgttaggcccatgtgaaaggcccatcgtgatgtgttaagctcttgagtaaggcccatggtgttgtatatttagcccttgtatgaggccatgggtccactatatgttaggctctgtgtggcccattccttgggggtaatgttggttaaatgtctacattatcgaggtcgattgtcgatgccagttatggataccgattatgagtatgtgacaatatagcatcatgatacatgctcatacgcatcatctgcatgtttgttatgagatatagttgaccattacatatgtcattaggcaagttgttataagactccttgataggcgaaggttatctcacatgagcgcacggtatgcgcaggattgatgcatgactggattgtactcatgcatcttgcattatgattactgtacgccctagcgacattagggccgtagcctccacaggcatatcgtggatggccagatgggcaccgaaaatctgttctagcatcgagctgccatagatggctctgggtgaaaatttttaaaccctcttggtaccagaggacaccccaacgtcgataCTAAGTAGATACATAAGCGccggagtgccgaataccaggaggtcgcgtctcccactatgtcgtggtcggttaggagggggtgtggccttacctgcccgagggtagggggcatagttaggctgagtttgaccagctcatgaatgggtctatTATCGttgtgctggataggtattggtagactattggccaggcggatagtgaggtttcttacactcacttggactgtatggctgggagagaggcagtgccatttggagtgtactaaaccccggcgATGATCACagagaggaatcgtactgatatgtggacttattgagtagaaattgcatactcattcattcactatccactcgggctggtggtgtgcaactatttgttacgggtaccttcgcaatggtcaggatttcggttagggtgcgcgactaacctaagatcaagagtctaccacattgagtctgactatccaaatttaggtttgagactggtttggatagaagtcccttgtgatggaccccatagcctgcgatactacgtactatcatcccggcttcacactccagcatggtcattccattcgcaccgcatattgcattacatccatggcatatgacattttgggttactatatttctgtatttatatgacctaaataaggctgatggtattcgtagctcttccgaattacatattgtattgcatcctcgatatctgatatctggttcattatgttttcgcattacatagctgatttacattactttctcagtatatgatattgccttgctatgtcttttcatcacatatcctggatgaggttaatgatatttttatggacttgcagtatttccacttactctgatatcatatgattcatcctagtaatttcgatattgtatgattaaggcattgtattgaatacttgacatttatcttgtgcacatacttacatcaccctctaagctttctataagcttatgcatgatagatgcgtgcaggcagCGACAGGACTCAGTCGAGTTGAGGTAGGAGCGTGCGGCAAAGCTTTTGGAGATTtcattatatgtatgtatttccttttcagtattgtactcaaatgattatattagtggatatgtggtgatgatgttgttcttatgatttaggtatacttgtggttatgcttcttatgaaacaaattcatgttgaaaatcctccttgtaagatctcaggatcagaatctggcttatgaatgctaggagccgagaatgggatactatggaggctgtcgacatcgaattcggtgattgaaaattttgtgagcccgattttcaaatTTGAGGCGTGATAATTGACCTATCAGAGGATTATGTGATAGACTCCACAGGGACCATTCCATTACCATCAGATAGTCCTGCGATGGGACATCACGACTCCCACAACACTCCCACTCACACTCCTGATTCTGATGGTACTCGGGGAAGGACAGCAACACGAAAATGATCGTGCCCTCCTCGTCTCTGTGATGTATTGAGGACCTCTCTGCAGACCGTTGCCGACTCAATGATGAAATTTAGGCTTGGCAAAGAGGTCAATCGCACAGGCAAGATACTTGATGTGCTGGAAGAGGTGAAAGGCCTGACCAGCTCTGAATTTCTCAAAGTTGGTCGGATCCTCAATAAGGACAAGTCGCTTGCATCGTTTTTTGTGAGTCTTCGACCTGAGCGCCGAATGGAGTGGTTAAAGAAAATACTCCGTGATCACTTCGGTGATGAAGGTGTTGGATCTGTCTGACAGGGTGTGGTCACTGGATTTCTTATGGTTTTTCCTTATCTGGGCATGTAATAACTTATATTgttatgatgtttgttttttttttatttggataTTTTTTTTGATGTTGGTGTACTGCTATATATGCATATTGTATACAATCTTGACCGATGTGGTCTCTGACTATATATGTTTGTTAACATCTTCGGTATATATACTCACATGCTTGCATTATGCTCTAGAAGAAGGAACAGACCACACACTTGATTTACTAAAGGAAGGGTACGTACATACAAGTTTTATATTCTTGTAAAGGATTAGTAAGGGATAGTTGGATTCCTTCTAGTCGCTATGCATCATTTCGCAATCATAATCCGTTTTTCATATATGTCGTTCCTAATCCCCACATGTCATTGCAGATGGGTAAAGATAAGTACTATGTTGTGCTTGTTAGATGTCATCCAGGAATATATGTCACATGGGACGATGCCCGAGTAGAGGTGGAGGGCTTCAGTGGGGGCAGACACCGAGCCTTTCGGAATTGGAACGAGGCTATGGCTTGCTGGAAAAATTATTTCGGTAAGGCAAGTCAACCATCCAGACCTCTCACAGAGTCTCCATATGTTGAGGTTGCTGCTACATCTGCGGTGATGAACATTTATGACACTACGACCTCGTCTATCCGGTAGGTGTCCCAGACCAACAAGGAAGTGGTGGAGAAGTCCACGTCGACTGCTGATCTTGCCCCATTAGATGGCGAGAGAGTCGTCGCCATTTTGGTTAGCGTGTTGGTTATTTTTTTTTGCGTtgcttataattttaaaattttagatagtATTGGTGTTGTAACTTTGAGGATATTTCTGTTGGATATTTGGGTTTTTTGTGGTCTTTGACCTTGGGTTCAATCTGttgcaaaatgtttttaatgatggatgctcattcaacactatatACTGTAATCCGGTCAAAATGTGTTTGggatacacttcattttttggtatcatacaGGCAAATGATTTGTAAATATAGATGGACGAAATAGatgaaaaaaatatacatcatgatgggctccacagagcacccaccatcagccattggatggtgtcaaagGGAGTAACCAATCCATCGAAAACCTATACCACGGATGGTGTgggtgcggattggatactgacaagctcagtagccaaaaggctactgaagtgacgtcaccaatttatgctgaccccaccatgatgcatgtgttgtatccataccgtccaaccatttatatAGATCGTTTTATGGCGTTATAAAGAgattaagatagatctaaatttcaagtggaccccaccatggaaaattgtggggacagtgacatcctccattcaaaacttcttataggggccacagtagtttctgatgaagctgatatttttgttttcacttcatctatctctatgttcataattgaataggatggatctcaaaaatacatgactgtgggccctataaatgtttcaacggtgggtgtgactgctcccacaATTTTAtgtagtgggtccacttgaaatttagatatatctcaaCTCTTTgaaaagccataaaatgatctctaaaaatggttggacggtatggatacaacacatgcatcatggtggggtccatagagcttggtgacgtcacgtcagtagcgatttggctattgACCATGTCAATCTTCAATCTGCGCCCAGATGGTGTCAACCGTGCTTTAATCCCGGCCCCACCTAACGCATGCTTCCCAGACATGTCATCCGTAGGCAATACTTGGGATTGCATTCAATTCCATGCCCGTCCAACTCAAATGAATCCCTGGATAAGCCGCCCTTCCCAAACAGGCCAGCTTCTTCGATGCTGGATTTGTAATTACAATGGAattgaagacaatccactgacgaTGCATTAATTGCAATGTTATCTGTGCAATCCAATCGGATCCCATTCAGTACCATTCAATCCgcccgtccaaacaggccctaagtttaAAAACCATGGCAATAGATGAGAAAGTAGAGCTGGAAGAACCAGAACGGCACTGCCATATCTGTATAGCACATGTCTGTGTTATTAGCCATCATCTCTCTACTACCTTCGTTTTGAAGCCACCGTTCAAGTAGTTAAGGATAGTTAAGAGTGATGACTAGATGAATAATCTTTTTGGTCATGTAATCATcagctgatatttatttgagtCAGGTTTGGGTTGAGTTGGTCAggtggaggtttttttttttttttttaacacacgcacacacagccccacacactcacgccgtagtgggatttcaccacctatggatacttcaacccttgaccaggtgttgaaactcccgggagtctaccaccgaggaATTCGGGTGGAGTTAGGTTAGGTCCAATACATAGAGGAATTCGGGTGGAGTTAGGTCCAATGCATAGAGAAATTTGGGTAGGGTACCTTGGGTTGTTATTTTGGTCGGGTTAGGTTGTGTGATGGGTCCTCTTGAGTTCAGGTTTAcactcaacccgacccaaccaaCCCGTCCAAGTTGCAACCCTACTATATATAGCGGGATGGCTCCACCACATTTCGGTTCATCCACGTCCAGGTACAATcttatcagtagctaatccacgtccacgTCCACGTACAATCTTATCAGTCTCCCTGTGGATAACAGTTCATATTCAGATGGAGCTGTGATCAGCTTTATCATCGAACCCATAATTTATGATCTCAACCAGTTTGTTCTGCCTACATCCAAATCAGGGCCATCGAGGTGCATCACCccactggggtccacatgcattgATGCTCCAGTGGTCAGAACTATTCATGCTTTGGGTGTTAGGCCAATATGGCACTCAGATTCAGTGGTGAACCTTTGAGAGCCACTAtaaatgtgttttattcacactatccatccattttgatagggcatgatttttttaaaaaaaagaggcagatccaattgAACCACATCAaatgaaataatggtgattaaacaaccaccattaaagacttcctgggccaatgtttatttgacgtccaacctgatGGACCTTGGtgcagggaaaacataaatatcagcttaatccaaaacttttgtggtcctgagaagtttttaatggtgggcatttaattactactgtttactgtggtgtgataTACCTAACACGCACCTTGACGGAGTTATAGAGATTTTCCAGCACCCACCAGCATGGACCTTAGTAGTGGAGGGGTGACTATGGAATCCAAGTCCACCGATATGTTAGCTGAGCGTGGCACACAATGGTTCACGTTGAACTCGATTAATCAACGGTCAGGAACATCTTTTCAGTGTGATTATCCATTCTTAGTAGTCCACCAGAAGGACGCTCCTGATCATCCAATCATTTTGCATGTAGGCCGCATGCGAGTGGGCCAACGAACACATGATCCTCAGTGGCAACTGATGCAAAACTACTTCTCTTTCAAGCGAGAGCAGATATTATTTCCACCGGCCAATCTGCAGCAATGGGCCACGAATGGATATAGTTGCCATTGCCATGTGTGGGGAAGACAAGGAACATTTttcgaaagcggattggctggtgcatcacaaaccaccgacctggctggtgtgggcACGTGTCAGGCAATCTAagtaggagatcaaagttacatggccacaatgatgtatttatcatatccacactgttcatccatttagcaagattattttagagaataAGCCCAAAACTGATTGATATCCTAAGCTGaagtgaccacaccacaaatagtagaggggacaatgattttcaccataatctatgataatgaaaaataaatatcatatttatccaaaactcatgtgaccctaaaaggatttcaaccgTAGAAGTTCAATTCCCCGATACTTTTGGCAGTATGatccactttttttcttttttttttttcttttttgttagcttgttagtacacccaatgtcagtatgatccatttttttgttagcttgttagtacacccaatgtcagtatgatccacttaatgtttgtatctatcttatttttaaacTCATGCCCAATGACGAGATagccaaatggacggacagtttggatataacttgGTAACGTCGACACACCAGCTAGGTGTGCaggtaaacggattggctactccccctgccatcagccctgtggctgatggttggtattctgtgggcccaccatgatgtatttgtttcatctatttttaaagatcattttagtgcttgatccaaaaaatgagagatatataaatctcaagtggaccacaccacatgaaaacaatagttatttgatattcaccattaaaatcctcctaaggcctactgtactatttatttgacatccaatctgttgattaagtcatacaggcccagattaagggaaaaaacaaaaatcagcttgatccaaaacttttatgacccccaaaatgatactcattcaa is drawn from Magnolia sinica isolate HGM2019 chromosome 5, MsV1, whole genome shotgun sequence and contains these coding sequences:
- the LOC131246250 gene encoding uncharacterized protein LOC131246250 isoform X1, with product MSNRLRYYKRDYNAVKDMLAARRFGWDNERMVVTAPDEVWEEYLRMGKDKYYVVLVRCHPGIYVTWDDARVEVEGFSGGRHRAFRNWNEAMACWKNYFGKASQPSRPLTESPYVEVAATSAVMNIYDTTTSSIR
- the LOC131246250 gene encoding uncharacterized protein LOC131246250 isoform X2 → MSNRLRYYKRDYNAVKDMLAARRFGWDNERMVVTAPDEVWEEYLRMGKDKYYVVLVRCHPGIYVTWDDARVEVEGFSGGRHRAFRNWNEAMACWKNYFGVPDQQGSGGEVHVDC